In Primulina huaijiensis isolate GDHJ02 chromosome 4, ASM1229523v2, whole genome shotgun sequence, a genomic segment contains:
- the LOC140975838 gene encoding uncharacterized protein translates to MIEQKKELIEARKLIQEQDTRIQKLEAIVYKKRAWDSEIHDKGSCSIQLHQVNENEMKIDKFFPSYEDLNDVEMKVVEKYVALQGKQVILTLDSSADIVAYGTVVEVNGANNLLHGVPLPQNCMRVSIDEAMQKTALLPFPIPNECENVGDAIGTHVAWPNHLIMLRQEKRQRNKTVSVERNQTLSSNVRRAVRMVYCYCKIALENGRRLAFLLDHEVFADDYEVNLHFEDISPLYHLEPISGNCVVVYIWHLYKKMVKENKIDKFRFVNPHSIPNLQHNAHDKTGKTERLNKRASSLADRLSGAAMNQIVLVPSCSG, encoded by the exons ATGATTGAGCAAAAAAAAGAGTTGATAGAGGCTAGAAAATTAATTCAAGAGCAAGATACACGCATTCAAAAACTTGAAGCAATTGTATACAAAAAAAGAGCATGGGACAGTGAGATTCATGACAAAGGAAGTTGCTCGATTCAATTGCATCAAGtgaatgaaaatgaaatgaaaatcgACAAGTTTTTCCCCAGTTATGAAGATTTGAATGATGTTGAAATGAAAGTTGTGGAAAAATATGTTGCTTTACAG GGGAAACAGGTTATTTTGACATTGGATTCTAGCGCAGACATTGTTGCATATGGAACAGTTGTCGAGGTCAATGGAGCTAATAACTTGCTTCATGGTGTTCCATTACCTCAAAATTGCATGCGTGTATCCATTGATGAAGCAATGCAAAAAACGGCCCTTTTGCCATTTCCGATTCCCAATGAATGTGAAAATGTTGGTGATGCCATAGGAACACATGTGGCTTGGCCAAATCATTTGATAATGCTACGACAAGAG AAGCGTCAAAGGAACAAAACTGTCAGTGTCGAAAGAAACCAGACTTTGTCATCTAATGTGCGAAGAGCAGTGCGCATGGTGTATTGTTATTGTAAGATAGCCCTTGAAAATGGAAGGAGATTAGCATTTCTTTTAGATCATGAAGTATTTGCAGATGATTATGAAGTTAACTTGCACTTTGAGGACATCAGCCCTTTGTATCACTTGGAACCAATTTCAGGAAATTGTGTAGTTGTCTACATTTG GCATCTTTATAAAAAGATGgtgaaagaaaacaagatagaCAAATTCAGATTCGTTAATCCACACAGCATCCCAAATTTGCAACATAATGCACACGACAAAACAGGTAAAACTGAAAGGTTGAACAAGAGGGCGAGTTCTTTAGCGGATAGGCTAAGTGGTGCAGCAATGAATCAAATTGTTTTGGTTCCAAGTTGTTCTGGGTAA